The proteins below come from a single Candidatus Methylomirabilota bacterium genomic window:
- a CDS encoding gamma-glutamylcyclotransferase family protein has protein sequence MLLFAYGTLMSGFARHRLLTGAATLLGEARVTAQLLDLRDYPGLVPGPGSVRGELYRLHGREVLGPIDREEGYNFERRLTTVTRADGRRARAWIYWYQGPRQRALPIPEGDWRSRWR, from the coding sequence GTGCTCTTGTTCGCCTACGGTACGCTGATGAGCGGATTCGCGCGGCACCGGCTCCTGACGGGGGCCGCCACCCTCCTGGGCGAGGCGCGGGTGACGGCGCAGCTGCTGGATCTGCGCGACTACCCCGGCCTCGTCCCCGGCCCGGGGAGCGTGCGGGGCGAGCTCTACCGCCTGCACGGTCGCGAAGTTCTGGGCCCGATCGATCGGGAGGAAGGGTACAATTTCGAGCGTCGCCTCACCACGGTGACACGCGCCGACGGGCGCCGCGCGCGCGCATGGATCTACTGGTATCAGGGTCCACGGCAGCGCGCGCTTCCCATACCCGAGGGCGATTGGAGGAGTCGATGGCGCTGA
- a CDS encoding redoxin domain-containing protein yields MSAEIVGVSADPPERNLAWNRELRLPFRLLSDRQGEVGRLFGVWDDTWNLDRRVTFVIDRTRRVRFVETGSLAVETSRTLEAVSRLAKSK; encoded by the coding sequence CTGAGTGCCGAGATCGTCGGCGTCTCCGCCGACCCGCCGGAGCGGAACCTGGCCTGGAACCGCGAGCTCAGGCTGCCGTTTCGCCTGCTCAGCGACCGCCAGGGAGAGGTGGGGCGGCTGTTCGGCGTCTGGGATGACACGTGGAACCTCGACCGGCGCGTGACCTTCGTGATCGATCGCACCCGCCGCGTCCGGTTCGTCGAGACCGGCAGCCTGGCGGTCGAGACCAGCCGCACGCTCGAGGCGGTTTCCCGCCTTGCGAAATCGAAGTAG
- a CDS encoding redoxin domain-containing protein — translation MSPGLLLAAAVLMGAVGAAPRQVPLKPDELAPDFTLVDQHGKPFRLSAALAGRDFVVLAFYVKAFTPAAEISNSPGSGTTDPGTRR, via the coding sequence TTGTCCCCAGGGCTCCTGCTGGCCGCCGCGGTGCTGATGGGCGCGGTGGGCGCTGCGCCACGCCAAGTCCCACTCAAGCCCGACGAGCTGGCGCCCGACTTCACCCTCGTCGATCAGCACGGCAAGCCCTTCCGCCTGTCCGCGGCCCTGGCCGGCCGCGACTTCGTCGTGCTGGCCTTTTACGTCAAGGCCTTCACACCGGCGGCTGAGATCTCGAATTCTCCCGGTTCCGGGACGACGGACCCAGGTACGCGGCGCTGA
- a CDS encoding thiamine pyrophosphate-dependent enzyme: MSRATVADVLVDGLVRAGTPRVFGAAGAGASESLPEAARQRRLEVVWAEGTAAACIMAAVTGELAGAPGAVLAGSGPELESAIPGIAHARHDRAPLIALTEGAPRARNLLAPLTKASLGVDPASAGPAVAQASRLALAAPRGPVHLDLAAGAARRSALGVATTAPPAPLPPPDARALDAAARVLVAAARPVIVAGAQCRAAEGAKWLWPFAEAVPAPVLVTCKAKGVLPDRHPLNLGLMAEEETAGALLARADLIVTLGVEAVEVHGWPVGANVLHVGEAPPAGAPYRPVAQVVGEIGLVIAELAPRLRGCVRADWDVAELDRLKRSRRPHQAVPGPGLSFRRAAEIARQMAAGGTIAVVDAGEEMLAVAAAWDADAPNEFLASNRLATTGFALPAAIAAQLAHRERRVVCFTGPPGLAEMAPELGTAARLALPIVVVVLSAAALAVSAEGAARRAGLAVATAGDEEALREALQRALESRAPALVGARVRSTV; encoded by the coding sequence ATGAGCCGCGCCACGGTCGCCGACGTCCTCGTCGACGGCCTCGTGAGAGCGGGGACTCCGCGGGTCTTCGGAGCCGCCGGTGCAGGCGCCAGCGAGAGCCTGCCGGAGGCGGCGCGCCAGCGCCGGCTCGAGGTGGTCTGGGCCGAGGGCACCGCCGCCGCGTGCATCATGGCCGCGGTGACGGGCGAGCTGGCCGGCGCGCCGGGCGCGGTCCTGGCCGGCAGCGGGCCGGAGCTCGAGAGCGCGATCCCCGGCATCGCCCACGCCCGCCACGATCGCGCGCCGTTGATCGCGCTGACCGAAGGCGCCCCCCGGGCCCGCAACCTCCTGGCGCCGCTCACCAAGGCGAGTCTCGGCGTCGACCCCGCCTCGGCGGGGCCGGCAGTCGCTCAGGCCAGTCGTCTCGCGCTGGCTGCGCCGCGCGGCCCGGTGCACCTCGATCTGGCGGCGGGCGCCGCCCGGCGCTCGGCGCTCGGCGTCGCCACCACCGCGCCGCCGGCGCCCCTGCCGCCCCCGGACGCCCGGGCTCTCGACGCCGCCGCCCGCGTCCTCGTCGCCGCCGCTCGGCCCGTGATCGTCGCCGGGGCCCAGTGTCGAGCCGCCGAGGGCGCCAAGTGGCTCTGGCCCTTCGCCGAGGCGGTGCCCGCTCCCGTGCTCGTCACCTGCAAGGCCAAGGGCGTGCTGCCCGATCGGCATCCGCTGAATCTCGGGCTGATGGCGGAGGAGGAGACTGCGGGGGCGCTCCTCGCCCGCGCCGATCTCATCGTGACCCTCGGTGTGGAGGCCGTGGAGGTGCATGGCTGGCCGGTGGGCGCGAACGTCCTGCACGTGGGGGAGGCACCGCCCGCCGGCGCGCCGTATCGGCCGGTCGCGCAGGTGGTCGGCGAGATCGGCCTCGTCATCGCGGAGCTCGCGCCCCGGCTGCGCGGCTGCGTCCGCGCCGACTGGGACGTGGCCGAGCTGGACCGGCTCAAGCGCTCCCGGCGCCCCCACCAAGCGGTCCCGGGGCCCGGCCTTTCTTTCCGACGCGCCGCCGAGATCGCCCGCCAGATGGCGGCGGGCGGAACGATCGCCGTCGTGGATGCCGGCGAGGAGATGCTCGCCGTGGCCGCCGCCTGGGACGCCGACGCCCCGAACGAGTTCCTCGCCTCCAACCGACTGGCCACGACGGGCTTCGCGCTCCCGGCGGCCATCGCCGCCCAGCTCGCCCACCGCGAGCGTCGCGTCGTTTGCTTCACGGGACCGCCCGGTCTCGCCGAGATGGCGCCCGAGCTCGGGACCGCGGCCCGCCTGGCGCTGCCGATCGTGGTCGTGGTCCTGAGCGCCGCCGCGCTGGCCGTCTCCGCCGAGGGCGCGGCCCGCCGCGCCGGCCTCGCCGTGGCCACGGCCGGCGACGAGGAGGCCCTCCGGGAGGCGCTCCAGCGCGCGCTCGAAAGCCGCGCGCCGGCGCTGGTCGGCGCCCGCGTGCGCTCGACGGTATAA